CAAATTGAATGTTTAATGATATGCAACCCAACCTTTAGACAAAACATCATGGGTACATTTTTACTGTTCTCTGTATCAACAATCTTGAGTTTGCTGCTCTTTAAAAaattaagtgaaaacaaagagtcaCATGCATAAACAGAGAACATCATTACAACCTTTGCTATTCTGAAAACtgttttcaagttttctgtcTGCCAAAGCAAACTGTAAACATCAGGAGCACATTTATACCCTTGAAGAGCCTGTAGGCAAAAACAAATGACTAGAGTGAGATATTAACCAAGACAAAACTTTCTGCTCAATTCCAGCTGGAATGCATTGCACAGTGTAACTGTACTGCTGAAACTTCACAGTAAGTATGTCTGTACGTGCACATTTTGTGACAGATGCAGTCACAAGAATAACTGAATATGAAATAGTCACACTCCACCAGAACCTAAACTGTAGTCCAGAAATGGTCTTGAACTAACTCACTTTGATTCTAACAACCATTTGCACAGAGATCAGAGTTGTGAGCCTTTATCTTCACAAATGTGCAGAAGGAAAACATTCTCATTATCATCATGGGCATGGAGTATTTCCAACAATACTACTTTTTTATGCAACAAGAAAGAAGCAGCACCATATTTCTGCATAACTGATGACAACAATTTTGAGAAGGAGGCGATTTTTGTAGAAAAGGCAGAAGCTCAGAAGGGGATTAAAAAATCCAGAGACTTCAGTTTACAGTCTGAAGCACTACAAGAGGAAAACAGGTTTCGTTATGTGCAGTGCAGCAAACTGATTCTCATTTTACGGATTTGAATAAGCAATAATGGACAACTACCTGGCAAGTCACAGGGGAGGCAAAGTATGACTATGATCCCCACAAACTATTTCAGAGGTCGTCTGCACCAAGATCTTTGGGATCTTCAATTTTATACAAGAAACCAGCATGCTGAAGGTGACTAATCCATGCCTTGGGATAAGTAGCAAGCACAGGAGAAACAAAAGCCCTACTACATAGATTTCTACAGTGCAAGCTACCTTTAAACAAAAAGAAGCTGGATTTAGAAGTTACAGGtgctttttattgttatttcagTCATAAGGTTAAATCAGTCAAGCAGACACTTCTGCATGAAACCAGTAAGAAGACCACAAAACATGCTAGTCTTTATGCATACCGCTCTATGCCTATGGCTGCCATTGAAATTTATCCGAAAGCTTAACACGTAAGATCTGACCTTGTGTGACAGTCAAAAGATGACCTTACCTTCCTCTTACAACTTTGGCAATATACTTTTCCTACTTCATTTTACCAAgacttttttcctattttatttttaagcaaaccCAGACACATGCATCAAGGTGAAGACTAGACCTATTTGTCCTTAAAGTATATCAAGATTACTTATCCATAAGTACTGAAGAAAATGCCCATCTTAATTTATGAGATAATTTAAAAACCGAAAACAACAAATTTTGAAATTATAGCAGTAATACGTGTCTGTGTGTACTAGCAACCATTTTAACATAGAAATCAGAAGTCATGTAGGCAAGCCAATATTTACATTTCTGGCTTCTGCCAAACTCCTTCATTGCCCTACTCAAGACAATGCATTAGCATTTCATATTCACTGGAATGGTAAAAAGCAGCCTGTCAGCCACTTAtttataaaaaaccaaacaaaacaaaacaaacaaattatatttataataaaagcattctcaaacttcgtggtgtttttttttttctttttttcttttttttttttccccgttttcCAAACAGGTATCAGGCAATTTGCATtgtatcattattatttttcccaAGAGCACAGAGAATGTTTACTCCCTTAGCTTCTAAGCTGCTACCTTAGAAAAAGTGGtgcaaaaaatattaataactttGGGTTTAGTCCATACAAGCCAACAAATGTAACTAAAAGCAAACAATTGTCTTTTTAATAATATGTCCATGTACAGGCTCAAATTTAGCTTGCTTAAGAACAATCATAACAACACAAGAAAATACTAGAGAAGTCTCCAGAAATCACACTAACACAGTTTAGAGGAAAAAAGATCAAACGTGCTGTTTGTTTACAAGTTAAGCTTCTCTTGCAGATCTAAAAGTTTAGCCACAGGCATTAAGTTTGAAATCAGCACAACAGTCCATGTTTGTAACATGCTTTGTCTTAACGGCAAAAGaaaaaactacattaaaagaTTGGCACAGGACGAATAGAACAAGCATTTAATTTAGATTTAACATAACTGTTTGGTATTTGCACCCTTTCTGAAATTGCAGCATCAAATATATGTTGTGTTCAGATACTTTGGAAGATCATGTTTGGCATTAACAACACAGTTAATCAGTTTACATGACATTTAAAGCTTCTGACAGCTTCTCtaagtattttttccttatttgaaaTACGAAGGCCCTAGCATATCACCAAATCCTGTTGCTACACAGATTATCTGGTCATGCAGCAAAGACACATCAGATATCCCCAGATGATAGCACAGGCTGATTAAAAGTTAGAGCTCTAGCTTGTTGGTTTTTAATATGCAGAACTAAACTGTAAGTTTTATAACATCTTACAGGACATGATCAGCTTCCAAAACATAGCATTAGTAACGATGCCTTTATCACTGCGTTGCGGAGAGGGCGCGGGAGGGACGACCCCTTCTATGCAGACATCGCTGTGACAGCCATGACACGGCTGCTCACGGTCTCCATTTGTGCGCGGACACGGGAGAGCCCTGACAGCGCAGCAGCGCCAGCGCTACGCTGCAGAGCCGAGCGCCCGGGGCCTGGCTGCCGCCCGGCACTGCCCAGGACCTGCCTCCCTTCCCCGAAAGGGTTAAATCCGCTGACGCCGGCGCCCAGGGGAGGAGCCGGAGcatggaaaagggaaagaaaaatggagaaataaaggGAGGGAGCTGCCCGGGGACTCACCTGCGGCGCCGGCCACCTGCGCGCACCCCCGCCCCGGCTGCGGCAGGCTGAGCGCCGCCcgcacggcacagcacagcacggcgCTCCCAAGGAGCCACCGTGGCGGGCGGGAGCAGGAGATTTAACAATAATCATGACagtaattaaaaatttaaaagcacAAAATGTGCCTCCGCCCTCCCGGTCCCGCGCAGTGCGGAGTAAGGGCCAGCCCCAACGcggaaggaaagaggagacacGGGAGCCCTTCCCAGGGACGGACTCGGCGCCAGGGGAACACCCGAACCTCCTTCCCTCGTCGGCGAGGAGGAAAGTTTCCTCCGGAAGAGGAGAGGGACGAGGCCGGGGAGGAGAGGGGTCTCCCCGCCGGGGTGCCGGCTCCTGCCGCGCCCCGGGGAGGGGGCAGAGGAAGGCGGACGAGGCGCCGGGTCCAGCGCCCACTCCCCGCCTGTCAGGCCGCCTCCCTCCCGCGGCTGCTCACCTGCCGCCGGCTCGCCCGCCGACAGCCGCCACCGGGCACCCCTCCTTCGCCCCAATAGCTGCGGCACTCCCGGCCCGGAGCTtctccccgcgcccgccgccgcctcaggAGCCGCCGGACCCGCCGCCGCTCCTGTTTGGGGAGGAAGCGGCCACCATGTTACTTTCTCCCCCGCAAACGCCCACAGGCGGGTGTAGGGCCCGCCCCGAAAGGAGGCGGCGGTGGGGCAGAGCAGCCGCTGCTGCGGCCAGGGGGCGCCCGCGAGCGGCGGCGCCAGCAGCGagagggcggggcgggggcgggggctgcggggtgaGCGGTGGCAGCATGTGGAGCGCGGTCCCCGGCTGGCGCTGGCCTGCGGCCCGGCTGCGGCTTCTGCGAAGGCTTGGCTTGTGCCAGTAAAAAATATGTCAGAAAGGGACCTCGGCAGTTTGTTTCAGCTGCCTGCCCAGACACGGCTGTTTGATTCGTAGCTGATTCTCATTACCCTGATAATGCTCATCACATTTCCTGTAAGGTGGGAAGCTGTAGCAGTATACACAGGTTCAGAGCAATGTGCCTGGGCGCTGGGGAGGCCAGGAGAGCGTTTCACTGCAGTTTCAAGCGAGTGGTTGTGTCCATTGAATGTCTGTAACTTCATGGGACCTAACGTGATTCATCACAAAGTACTGAAGGAGGTAAGGATGTTTCAGCAGGACCCCTCTCAATGACCTGCCAAAGCTCTTGGGGTCTGGGGAGGCCCCTGCTGAATGGAGGTTAGCCAGTGTTCTTTGAATTTGCCAGAAGGGCATGATGGAAGACCCAGGAAAATAGAGCTGTAAGTCTAACCTCATTACCTgaaaaaattatggagaagatcctATGGGGTGCTATGAAAAGGCATTTCAAGAACAATGCAATAATCAGGTACAGCCAACatgggttcacaaagggaaagAAGCCCTGTCTAAATAATCCAGTATTCTTCTACAATAAGATTACTTGTTTTGTGGGTGGAAGGAAGGCAGTAGATACAGGTTTTCTGGGTTTTAGAAAGGTTCTTGATGCTGtacctcacagcatccttctgtcCAGCTGTGGAATGAGCAGATGCAAAGTGTGACAGTTGACAAAGTGGCAGAATGGTAGGGCTGAAAGGATTGTAGTTAATGGGGCAACATCTGGCAGGTGACCAGCACTGTTCCTCTGGGCTCAATTCCAGAACCAGTTATGTTCCAAATTTTTATCAATGACCTAAGGCAAAATTTGACTGCACCGTTAGTAAATTTACTGATGATATAAAACTGGGAGGTGCTACTGACCCTGTTAAGGGACGAGAGGCCTTGCATAGGGATCTAGATAGATTGCAACACTGGGCAATTCTTAATGGTATGTAATATAAGAAGAACAAATGCTGGATTTTAACAGCTGGGATGGAGGAACACCATGCACAAGTATAGACTGGGAGagaagtggctggagagcagctctgcagaaaggcaCCTGGGGGTGCTGGCTGGCATTAAGCTGAGTGTGAGTCATCAGTGTGTGCCTGGGCAGCCAGGAGGGCaaaccccatcctggggtgcatcaaacacagcacaaCCAGCCAGCCAAAAGAGGGGATTATCCCACTCTGTTTAGGATTGGTGCGGACACACCATGAGTgctctgtgcagttctgggccccacaatttgaaaaggatgggaagggcCTTGAAGGCACGTTGAGAAGGCCCACAAAGCTGGCAGAAGGGCCAGAGAAtgtgtcctgtgaggagcagctgaggactttgggcttgctttgttttgagaaaaggaggggcaACCtcactgctctctgcagcttcctgaagACATGGAGAGGAAGGTGCTACTCTCTTCTCCCTGGGAACTAGCAACAGGATGCACAGGAGTGGtgcaaagctgcaccaggggaggtttagactggacattaggaaccATTTGATTACTGAGAGGGTGCtcaaacactgcaacaggcttcctagagacgTGGTTGATGCTTCAAGCCTGCCAgtgttcaagaggcatttggatGTAATAGCTAATAATAGTCTTTGACTTTTGGTGAGCCCTGGACTAGTCAGGCAGTCAAACTAGATGattcttgtaggtcccttccaaatggAGCTtgatccccttcccctccccttccctcttctCTTTATCTTTTCTAAATCAATGCAAGTGAAAGCtgctgaacaaaaaaacccagaagctgCTCTTCTGACATTGGAGCTTATGGAAGCTGTTTCACCTTTGGAAACCTTTGCTTTATTTCCCACTGGCAATGCTTTCTCTTCCAGGTCTTCAGCGAGCATCTCTGCAAGAGCTTGTGAGTGTTGTGCCCTGGATTCTGGCCGAAGACTTCCAGCCTCAAGTGGCCCAGCTTTTCTCTGGGCCGCTCACTCTGGTGCTTCCTCATCCTCACAGGgattttggttttgattctctgtCATATTTCCAGAGTTGGCACCCTCTCTCACCCTCCCACCAGGCAGTGCTGGGAAGAGCCTGTTCCCATCCCCTTGATGCCTTTCCCACGGGCGCCAGGCTGTGCCCTGAGGTGGGTGCCCCAAGGCCTTCTCTGCCCCATGGTGGACCAGCCCCACGGACCCTCCTTGTGTCCCCTGAGCCTCTCTGCTTTGTCGACTTCCCTCCTCTTCAGGACTCCAAATGGGATGTAGTGCCTGGATGAGGCCTGAGGGCTGCTGAGCAGTGGGGGATCACCCTTGTGCCCTCTGGCCAGGAGAGAAAGACAGGAGAAAGCTGTGACAGTGAGACAAGTGCTGCCTGTGGCACAGTGTGGGAGAAAGCAGAGGAGCCCAGAGGGCTGGGCAGCAACCCAACAAACCCTCTTGCCATATATGCCTGGAGATTTCTTCCGTGGCAGAACGACCTGATGGGGCCCAGTGAAGACACAGCCAAGGCCTTGGTGACTGGCATGAAACACCAATGCTGAGCACCAGCGAAGAGATGGGGGATGGAGTGGGCAGTGGTGTTGTGGAAACGCCAGATGcatgtgctggggctgcagcgcTGCCATGCCGAGCTTCATGGGTGAGagtagcccattgtgacatccccgagCAATGGACTGTGACATCTTGGAGCGCTGGATTGTGAGCACGCATCCCTCACTGCTCGTATCTGGGTGCTGAGTCTCACCCAGCCAGTTGGTGCCCACACTCCAGCTGAGTGACTTTGCGAGGTTTGGAGCGTTGAGCGAGGCCttcagtgctggtgctgtgctcAGAGAGTTGTTTGTTGCAGCTTTCAGTGCCCAAGCCCAGAGCCGCCATAGGATATTGCCCGACCCTGCCAGGTTCAGGCAGCCGGGGCACGCAGGAGGCGTGCtcgcagcagcagaggtgagctgtGCGGGGACCCATGGCCTTGGGGAGCTGGGAGTGTTTCCTTCTTGAGGGACCTGGGCATTGCTTCCAGCCCTCCCGGGGCTGGCCAGTGACCATGacctctctctcttttctagCGTGACGCCCACTGCCGCGGCACCTGTGAGAGGGAGCAACTCGACatccccagctccctgcagcccaCTGCAGCTCGTGGAGAGCATGGCCATGGAGATGGACAACATCTGTCCAGTCTGCTTGGACAGCTGGGAGGAGGCCAGCTATGTGACACCATGCCTCCACCGGTTCTGCTACCCCTGCATCTTGCAGTGGGCTGAAAGCAAGCCCGAGTGCCCCCTCTGCAAGAGGAGGATCCTCTCCATCGTGCACTCGGTGCGGGCGGACGACGACTTTGAGGAGCACGTCATCACACCACCTGCGGTACCGTCAGTCATCAGCCGCCAGGCAGGAGATCCCGGCCGTCCAGCTGCCCACAGCCGCCGTGGCCCTGCAGCAGCACGAGCAGTGCAGCCTGTGGGGCTGGTGCTCGGGGCTCCTCTGCGTGGCCTCCGGCCAAGCACCTGGGCATCCCTTTTCCGGGACCACCCAGctctcctccagcccctgctgagcTGGGCACGACAGGAGCTGGGGCTGATCTTTCGGAGCCGGAGTTCACGGGCAGACCTAGTGGAGGAGCTCCTCACATCCCTCTTGGTCCTGTTTGGGCTGGATGAAGATCTACTGGTCCAGCTGTTGGCGGCCACCCTCGAAAACCATGCAGCGACGTTTGTGCACCAGCTTATTGACGTTGCTGTGCAATGGTGCAGCGGAGAGGCCCGCCGCCTGCTGGGCCTGGAGGACGGCCGTGTTGCCAGCGGGCGGGAGGGCAGCCCCGTGGCTGCCCCCAGCCGCTCTGCATCGCGAGGAGGGTCTCCCACACCTGGCCCGGCCCCCTCCAGAAGCCCTGAGGGAACCAACATGGGTGACATCCCTAGCACCTCAACAGCTGCATTTAGTGGGGGTCCCAGCAGCCCGCCCTCTGGCCCTGGTCCTGTCCCCAGGGAGCAAGAAGAGCcccaggaggagactgaggaggctGTGGCACATCCATCTGCTtccagctgggacagagaacactcccctgggcagccacgGCGAGCCCCGAAGAGGACGGCCGGCAGATCCGGGGCTTCTACTCCAGCCAAGAAGAGGCCGCCCCACGGGCAGTGCTAGAGGAGTGCCCCAGGCGCTGCTGAAAGCAGGGCTGGGCCAGCAGCGGGGGCGTGCACTGGCCCTCGAGGATTCCTGGCCCTCTAATTCTACTTAGCAGGgcaataaaagaaaacagagaactgAAGACCGCAGAAAAAGTGTCGGTGTTACTAACACGTGACATTGCTatcccagcccagctgctttCTCCCTCTTTTGCTGTGACTGTGTCCAGGGTTTACTCCTGTTGTCCTTAGCAGAGGACCATGGGGCTTCTCCCTCTGCTCTTGCACAGCCCTGCTTTGACTATTGTggggcccttcccttcccttcccttcccttcccttcccttcccttcccttcccttcccttcccttcccttcccttcccttcccttcccttcccttcccttcccttcccttcccttcccttcccttcccttcccttcccttcccttcccttcccttcccttcccttcccttcccttcccttcccttcccttcccttcccttcccttcccttcccttcccttcccttcccttcccttcccttcccttcttctgtatccctctcccttctcctctctcccttcaTTTTCTTCTGGAATAGCATGAGTTTCTTGATGCGTCCTGCCTTTGTGTTCTTTCAAGAAGAGCAGATAATCTAAGCATCAAGGgttgttttcttcaaaaatactCCGTAGCATGCATTTTCCAGGCAGCTTTAGACTGATGCTGAAAACCTGCAAATCACTAATTGTATATTGTAGCAAATCATTCTATTTAATTTCTATCTGAGTACCACAAAAGAACCCTGTTCAAGGTAGGTTCTGCTGGTTTTCAAGAATTGTCTGGACTTTTTGTCATGACATTTGTCACCAATTGCCAAACCTACAGCTCCAGGAAGGCCTGGTTCTTTAGCCTCATTGTAGGAAATGATTTGTTGACTTAGTGTGCCTCTGACTTTCAGCGGGAAGGATTTATGCACACTGAGTCTGTGATAAGCTTAATTTGAGTCCTTGGGAATAAAAATACCTTGCCTGTACAGATTCCTGACTGAGCACTTGTTAATTTCTTCATAAATGCTAGAAGAGTTCATTCCTTAATCCTTTAGATGCCTCCACAGTCATACTGATTATGGACATGGCATCAGAGACCACTCCATCTGCGCTGGCTTTTGGAATTGACACATGTAGTAGGAATTCTGTCCTGAGAGTGAATAATGAAAATGTACAAAGCGATGGTTACCTGCTGTCCTAAGGTGTTATGCTAATCGCAATATGTTAAAAATTGCTTGAAGTAATGCTGTCACTGGAGTATGTGGAAGATCCTGATCATTGTTTACTTTCAAATATTTGTGTAAGACAGAAAGCTCCGAGTTCATGTGTTTAATCTTATTGTACAGGTGGTTATAATTTCACAATGTATTGACTCAGACTTTGTAGTATGGAGTGGAAATTGAAGATTCACAAGCTCTTTTTGGCTTTAATAATTTGATCAGTGACTTACAGAGGCAGGGTAAACATACAGTGATTGTCATACATAGTTTCAATTCTAAACATATATCTGATtcactttaattaaaaatgtaactGTAATTGGCAGCTGTATTTCAGCAAACCCATCTATCTGAAAATTACCATTTTGACTGAAAGTGTCAGAAATTCAATCCAGTCTCCtaaatttttttcta
The Patagioenas fasciata isolate bPatFas1 chromosome Z, bPatFas1.hap1, whole genome shotgun sequence DNA segment above includes these coding regions:
- the LOC139826532 gene encoding E3 ubiquitin-protein ligase Topors-like; amino-acid sequence: MAMEMDNICPVCLDSWEEASYVTPCLHRFCYPCILQWAESKPECPLCKRRILSIVHSVRADDDFEEHVITPPAVPSVISRQAGDPGRPAAHSRRGPAAARAVQPVGLVLGAPLRGLRPSTWASLFRDHPALLQPLLSWARQELGLIFRSRSSRADLVEELLTSLLVLFGLDEDLLVQLLAATLENHAATFVHQLIDVAVQWCSGEARRLLGLEDGRVASGREGSPVAAPSRSASRGGSPTPGPAPSRSPEGTNMGDIPSTSTAAFSGGPSSPPSGPGPVPREQEEPQEETEEAVAHPSASSWDREHSPGQPRRAPKRTAGRSGASTPAKKRPPHGQC